Below is a window of Prosthecochloris sp. GSB1 DNA.
CTCACATAGGCCGCCCGCTGACGGAGGCGCGGAACTCGGTCCACCACGTCGGCCACGAGATGAAAGCGATCGAGATCGTTCATCACAACCATGTCGAAAGGTGTCGTGGTCGTGCCCTCCTCCTTGTATCCGCGAACGTGCAGGTTCTTGTGGTTGGTGCGGCGATAGGTCAGGCGATGGATCAACCACGGATAGCCGTGATAGGCGAAAATGATCGGCTTGTCAGTTGTGAAGATGTCGTCGAAATGGCTGTCCGGCAGACCGTGAGGATGTTCCTCCCTCGGCTGCAGGGTCATCAGGTCAACGATGTTGACCACCCTGACCTTGAGGTCGGGAAGCTGATTGCGCAGAATATCGACCGCCGCGAGCGTCTCGAGTGTCGGCACGTCGCCCGCGCAGGCCATGACCACGTCGGGATCGCCGTCATCCAGGTCGTTCGAGGCCCATTCCCAGATCCCGATACCGCTGGTGCAGTGCTTGACGGCCGCGTCCATGTCGAGCCACTGGTGCGCAGGCTGCTTGCCCGCGACGATGACGTTGATATAGTTGCGCGAACGCAGGCAGTGATCGGTGACCGAAAGAAGGGTATTGGCGTCCGGCGGAAGGTAAACCCGGATGACGTCGGCTTTCTTGTTTACCACGTGGTCGATGAAACCGGGGTCCTGATGTGAAAATCCGTTGTGGTCCTGTCTCCAGACATGGGATGTCAGGAAGTAGTTCAACGAGGCGATCGGTCTGCGCCAGGAAATCTCGTCGTTGGTGACCTTCAACCACTTCGCGTGCTGGTTGAACATCGAATCGACGATATGGATGAAGGCTTCGTAACAGGAAAAGAATCCGTGCCGTCCGGTCAGCAGGTATCCTTCGAGCCATCCCTGACAGGTATGCTCGGACAGGATTTCCATCACCCTGCCCTCGGGTGACAAATGTTCGTCCTCGGGGATCACGCCGGCCATCCATGCCCGCTCTGTTTCCTCGAAAAGATCGCCCAGACGGTTCGAAGCGGTCTCGTCCGGCCCGAACACCCTGAAGTTCGCTTCTTCTTCGTTCAGTTTCATCACGTCACGGAGAAACCTCGCCATGGGTTTCGGGGCCTCGGCGATCACCGAGCCCGGTTCGGGAACGTCGATGGCATAGGCCCTGAAGTCCGGCAAGTGCAGAGCCTGCAGAAGCAATCCGCCGTTGGCATTGGGGTTGTCGCCCATCCGCCGCGTTCCCTCGGGTGACAGAGCGCGCAGATCCTCCCGCAATGCGCCCTCTTCGGTAAACAGTTCTTGAGGCCTGTAGCTTTTCATCCACGCCTCCAGGAGTTTCAGGTGTTCGGGATTCTCCCTCACCGCGCTGAAAGGCACCTGGTGCGAACGCCAGAATCCTTCCGTTTTTCTGCCGTCGACCTCTTTCGGGCCGGTCCATCCCTTGGGCGAACGCAGAACGATCATCGGCCAGCGGGGCCGTTCGAGCCGTCCATTCTCCCGCGCCTGCTTCTGGATGGCCGCGATTTCTTCAAGACATTCGTCGAGCGCGGCGGCCATCGCCTGATGCATCGTTTCCGGATCACTCCCCTCGACGAACCGGGCGTTGTAACCGTAGCCTGCCATCAGGCTCGCCAGTTCCTCGTGGGAAATACGGGCGAGAACGGTCGGGTTGGCGATCTTGTACCCGTTGAGATGCAGTATAGGAAGAACCGCGCCGTCGCGGCGTGGATTGAGAAACTTGTTGCCGTGCCATGCCGTGGCCAGAGGGCCTGTTTCGGCTTCCCCGTCGCCCACGACGCAGGCCGCGACCAGTTCCGGATTGTCGAAGACGGCGCCATAGGCGTGCGAGAGCGCGTAGCCCAGCTCTCCCCCCTCGTGGATAGAACCCGGCGTTTCCGGGGCCACGTGGCTCGGAATGCCTCCGGGAAAGGAAAACTGGCGAAACAACCGTTTCATGCCTTTTTCGTCAAAAGAAACATCGGGATAATATTCGCTGTAGGTTCCCTCCAGCCAGACATTGGCGACAAGCGCCGGGCCGCCGTGTCCGGGACCTGCGATATAGATCATGTCGAGATCCCTCGACCTGATGGCCCTGTTGAGATGCGCGTAGATGAAATTGAGTCCCGGCGTCGTTCCCCAGTGGCCGAGAAGCCTGGGCTTGACGTGCTCGGGCTTCAGGGGCTCCTTCAAAAGAGGGTTGTCCATCAGGTAGATCTGCCCGACAGACAGATAGTTCGCCGCATTCCAGTAAGCGTTGATCCTGTTGAGTTCATCGGTTCGTAGAGGTTTTGTCGTCATTCTTCGTCTTCTCCCGTTTATGTTGCTTGAATCCCTTCGATCAC
It encodes the following:
- a CDS encoding phosphoketolase family protein, whose product is MTTKPLRTDELNRINAYWNAANYLSVGQIYLMDNPLLKEPLKPEHVKPRLLGHWGTTPGLNFIYAHLNRAIRSRDLDMIYIAGPGHGGPALVANVWLEGTYSEYYPDVSFDEKGMKRLFRQFSFPGGIPSHVAPETPGSIHEGGELGYALSHAYGAVFDNPELVAACVVGDGEAETGPLATAWHGNKFLNPRRDGAVLPILHLNGYKIANPTVLARISHEELASLMAGYGYNARFVEGSDPETMHQAMAAALDECLEEIAAIQKQARENGRLERPRWPMIVLRSPKGWTGPKEVDGRKTEGFWRSHQVPFSAVRENPEHLKLLEAWMKSYRPQELFTEEGALREDLRALSPEGTRRMGDNPNANGGLLLQALHLPDFRAYAIDVPEPGSVIAEAPKPMARFLRDVMKLNEEEANFRVFGPDETASNRLGDLFEETERAWMAGVIPEDEHLSPEGRVMEILSEHTCQGWLEGYLLTGRHGFFSCYEAFIHIVDSMFNQHAKWLKVTNDEISWRRPIASLNYFLTSHVWRQDHNGFSHQDPGFIDHVVNKKADVIRVYLPPDANTLLSVTDHCLRSRNYINVIVAGKQPAHQWLDMDAAVKHCTSGIGIWEWASNDLDDGDPDVVMACAGDVPTLETLAAVDILRNQLPDLKVRVVNIVDLMTLQPREEHPHGLPDSHFDDIFTTDKPIIFAYHGYPWLIHRLTYRRTNHKNLHVRGYKEEGTTTTPFDMVVMNDLDRFHLVADVVDRVPRLRQRAAYVRQYVRDRLIDHKQYIRTHGEDMPEVSDWKWVW